A genomic region of Bdellovibrionales bacterium contains the following coding sequences:
- a CDS encoding sigma-54-dependent Fis family transcriptional regulator produces MFKILVVDDDSGLRLSVKSTLQATKRFEVDEAYDGLDALEKVKCQNYNAVLLDVDMPRMSGVEALRAIKEHDPSIIVLIMTAYATIDDAVKSVRDGAYNYVSKPVKGDELTQMVDRAIRAHELISEVARSAPILHEAGRKIVGNTAQMQKVFNIILRLSKVETPVLIRGASGTGKELVARAIHCNGGNKDGKFVAINCSAIPENLFESELFGHEKGAFTGAEQRKIGKFQFAEGGTLFLDEIGDMPLLMQVKLLRVLQEKLFTPVGSNREIETNVRIIAATNRPLEEMNKNGSFREDLYYRLNVMPIFLPSLAERRDDLDHLIHTFIKKFNLIQKKKIIGITPSTLAALKRYDWPGNIRELENVIEHAFILEESNHLTIGSLPESFLRSTGIHLENLLSKSLSRQDLADEESEEFFDLDSLDDGEATGIENEEVHLPGGSALDFNVHKEAFEKEFIVKALKAFKGRINQTALHANIPKKTLLRKIEKYGIVAKDYA; encoded by the coding sequence ATGTTTAAAATTTTAGTCGTAGATGACGATTCTGGACTGCGACTATCAGTGAAATCCACACTTCAGGCCACCAAAAGATTTGAAGTCGATGAGGCTTATGATGGCCTCGATGCCCTAGAAAAAGTGAAGTGTCAGAATTACAATGCCGTGCTCCTTGATGTGGATATGCCAAGAATGTCGGGAGTGGAGGCACTCAGAGCAATAAAGGAACACGACCCCTCTATTATCGTGTTGATCATGACAGCCTACGCAACCATTGATGATGCCGTAAAATCTGTCAGAGATGGCGCCTATAACTACGTTTCCAAACCCGTCAAGGGAGATGAACTGACCCAGATGGTAGACAGGGCGATTCGAGCCCATGAGCTTATCTCTGAAGTGGCAAGAAGTGCTCCCATTCTCCACGAGGCAGGGCGCAAAATCGTGGGCAATACAGCTCAAATGCAGAAGGTATTTAATATTATTCTCCGCCTCTCGAAGGTGGAAACACCCGTGCTCATTCGGGGTGCTTCGGGCACAGGCAAGGAACTGGTCGCTCGGGCTATTCATTGCAACGGAGGAAACAAAGATGGCAAATTCGTCGCCATCAATTGTTCAGCAATTCCTGAAAATCTATTTGAAAGTGAATTATTTGGCCATGAGAAGGGTGCCTTTACCGGGGCTGAACAGCGCAAGATAGGGAAATTTCAATTTGCTGAAGGAGGAACTCTTTTCCTCGATGAAATTGGTGATATGCCCCTCTTGATGCAAGTCAAACTTTTGCGCGTGTTGCAGGAAAAGCTATTTACTCCTGTGGGATCCAATCGAGAAATTGAAACCAATGTCAGAATCATCGCGGCAACTAACCGCCCTCTAGAAGAGATGAATAAAAATGGTTCCTTTCGGGAAGATCTCTACTACCGGTTAAATGTCATGCCGATTTTTCTACCTTCTTTGGCTGAGCGACGCGATGATCTCGATCACCTCATCCATACTTTCATTAAAAAATTCAATTTGATTCAAAAGAAAAAGATTATTGGAATTACACCCAGCACTCTCGCCGCCTTAAAAAGATATGATTGGCCAGGAAACATTCGAGAATTGGAAAATGTTATCGAGCACGCCTTCATTCTTGAAGAATCCAACCATCTGACAATTGGTTCTTTGCCAGAGTCGTTTCTACGCTCCACTGGCATTCATTTGGAAAATCTCCTTTCAAAGAGTTTATCGAGGCAAGATTTGGCAGACGAGGAATCTGAAGAGTTTTTTGACCTCGATAGCCTCGACGATGGAGAGGCAACTGGAATTGAAAATGAAGAAGTACACCTGCCTGGAGGGTCCGCTCTCGATTTTAATGTTCATAAAGAGGCTTTTGAGAAGGAATTCATTGTGAAAGCTTTGAAGGCTTTTAAGGGACGAATTAACCAGACTGCCTTGCATGCCAACATTCCGAAAAAAACGCTGCTACGAAAAATAGAAAAATACGGAATTGTAGCAAAGGATTACGCTTAG
- a CDS encoding transglycosylase domain-containing protein yields the protein MFTISSRYKKFLIVPLLGIILLFASIILWVVKLDNELRGRIEGSWFAPPVEIYSAPTQIKRGQLLSPEELTQYLVKFGMRQRDPDLRLFSGDFAIWNKDQCQLQLNQTIPSDASVCVTFVFKTKSPQFYPYQSGLPLSVVVFSGEGSVLSIFGGNPISMKDSLELDSHLFAEFYAGEPILRQIVQIGEVPLYCLQGITAIEDSDFLEHRGISPSGLFRALTKNLVQGRYAQGGSTITQQLIKIYFLNSQKTLKRKITELIMAILLETRIEKDKILVNYLNAVYMGQNGPFQIMGFGAAAQHYFQKSTSDLNLSECALLSAMVNSPGRYSPFASSQNAMKRRQKVLDRMLEMKMINQDQTKQANEFPLPERPPRSLTDPAPYFVQSVEREIQSLQIDSSSGLRIFTTLDEKSQEKAQQTIGQQIERLERDFKSLAQLKAKGKELQATLISVDVASGEIMALVGGRSYKRTQFNRAIDGHRQVGSIMKPFVYLAALESRTLEGEFYNPLTPVLDEAFVYKQGGQKWSPENYDKKFLGTIPLFAALKNSINSATAKLGLDLGLGTILDVARRAGIKSPMSLVPSLTLGAFELYPMEVAESYLTLARMGSYKPISQIRRVEDLKGTILYEPSHRPEQRFAPEVTAVLIGMMKQTVLAGTARSLATQGFNYPAAGKTGTTSDTKDAWFAGFTPEIVTVVWVGYDDNTPHGLTGASGALPIWAEFMKSESQRRPQRDFDWPEGTVLYPLSVMKYNSLLKYPEDLPFTEFTLVFRTGEQPGF from the coding sequence TTGTTTACTATTTCTTCTCGTTATAAAAAGTTCCTCATTGTTCCACTCCTAGGGATCATTCTCCTTTTCGCATCCATTATCCTGTGGGTAGTTAAACTTGATAATGAGTTACGTGGGCGAATAGAGGGTTCCTGGTTTGCACCCCCCGTCGAAATTTATTCGGCTCCCACTCAGATCAAACGCGGCCAATTGCTTTCCCCCGAGGAATTGACTCAATACCTCGTAAAATTTGGAATGCGTCAACGAGATCCCGACCTGAGACTCTTCTCTGGTGACTTTGCAATCTGGAACAAGGATCAATGCCAGCTCCAATTAAATCAGACGATTCCTTCAGATGCGAGCGTTTGCGTCACATTTGTTTTCAAAACCAAGTCTCCCCAATTTTACCCATACCAGTCAGGTCTCCCCCTCTCAGTTGTTGTTTTTTCTGGCGAAGGCTCTGTCCTTTCTATCTTTGGAGGAAACCCGATATCCATGAAGGATAGCCTTGAACTTGATTCACACTTGTTTGCAGAATTCTACGCAGGCGAACCTATCCTTCGCCAAATCGTTCAAATTGGCGAAGTTCCCCTCTACTGTCTGCAGGGTATCACCGCAATAGAAGACAGTGATTTTCTGGAACACCGAGGCATAAGCCCGTCGGGGCTATTTCGAGCATTGACAAAAAATCTCGTGCAAGGGCGCTATGCACAGGGAGGCTCAACAATCACCCAGCAACTGATTAAAATTTATTTTTTGAATAGCCAAAAAACTTTGAAGAGAAAAATAACTGAATTGATCATGGCAATATTGCTCGAGACCCGTATTGAAAAAGATAAGATACTTGTCAACTATCTGAATGCTGTTTACATGGGACAAAACGGTCCATTTCAAATCATGGGATTTGGTGCCGCCGCTCAACATTATTTCCAAAAGTCAACGAGCGACTTAAACCTTTCAGAATGTGCCCTGCTCTCAGCAATGGTTAACAGTCCTGGAAGATACAGTCCTTTTGCGTCCAGCCAAAATGCGATGAAGCGCCGTCAAAAAGTATTAGACCGCATGCTCGAAATGAAGATGATTAACCAGGATCAAACTAAGCAAGCCAACGAATTCCCCCTTCCTGAGCGACCTCCACGTTCTTTGACCGATCCCGCTCCCTATTTTGTCCAATCCGTCGAGCGAGAAATACAATCCCTTCAAATTGACTCAAGTAGTGGCCTAAGAATCTTCACGACTCTTGACGAAAAATCTCAGGAAAAAGCTCAACAGACCATTGGGCAACAAATCGAAAGACTGGAAAGGGACTTCAAATCACTCGCTCAGCTCAAGGCCAAGGGCAAAGAGCTCCAAGCCACTTTGATTTCGGTGGACGTCGCCAGCGGAGAAATCATGGCTCTCGTTGGCGGACGAAGCTACAAAAGGACGCAGTTCAATCGAGCGATCGATGGGCACCGACAAGTGGGCTCCATCATGAAGCCATTTGTCTATTTGGCGGCACTGGAATCGCGCACCCTTGAAGGAGAATTTTACAACCCACTTACTCCCGTTCTCGATGAGGCTTTTGTCTATAAGCAAGGAGGGCAAAAGTGGTCTCCAGAAAACTACGACAAGAAATTTCTTGGAACAATCCCACTGTTTGCAGCCTTAAAAAACTCAATTAACTCGGCGACCGCAAAACTAGGCCTTGATTTAGGTCTAGGAACAATCCTCGACGTCGCTCGTCGTGCAGGAATAAAATCTCCGATGTCCCTGGTGCCCTCTCTGACCCTCGGGGCCTTCGAGCTTTATCCAATGGAGGTGGCTGAAAGCTATCTTACGTTGGCACGCATGGGAAGTTACAAACCTATCAGCCAAATCCGGCGTGTCGAAGATCTCAAGGGCACAATCCTTTACGAACCAAGTCATCGGCCTGAGCAGAGATTTGCTCCAGAAGTTACCGCGGTTCTCATTGGAATGATGAAGCAAACTGTCTTAGCAGGAACTGCCCGGTCTCTTGCAACCCAAGGTTTTAATTATCCTGCTGCGGGCAAAACAGGCACGACCAGCGACACAAAAGACGCCTGGTTCGCTGGTTTTACACCTGAGATTGTCACTGTTGTTTGGGTCGGATACGACGACAACACTCCCCATGGCCTCACCGGTGCATCAGGTGCCTTGCCCATTTGGGCAGAATTCATGAAATCCGAATCACAACGAAGACCTCAGCGGGATTTTGACTGGCCCGAAGGAACCGTTCTCTACCCCCTTTCGGTTATGAAATACAATTCACTCCTCAAGTACCCCGAAGACCTTCCCTTCACGGAATTTACCCTGGTCTTCCGAACGGGGGAACAGCCGGGTTTCTAG
- the ileS gene encoding isoleucine--tRNA ligase — protein sequence MADNFADHYKNSIHLPKTSFPMKGNLPQTEPQKIEDWAQIGIYEKLIKRNEGRPLFVMPDGPPYANGSLHLGHVLNKVLKDIVIKFKNMSGYQAAFIPGWDCHGLPIELNVTKKLGDKRAHMSDAEVRQLCRQEALSWVEKQKKQFVRLGILGDWDHPYLTLQPKYEAEEVRVLAQILENGVLYRGEKPVYWCPALQTALAAAEVEYLDHKSPSVYVKFSLENESDLKKIGCPQKPVSFVIWTTTPWTLPANYGICVNASFDYGLFDSGSELLIIAEELQGDFEKNTGLSLTKTASFKGIDFELMKARHPFMGRDSLIMIGDHVTLDAGTGCVHTAPGHGLEDYQVGLKYGLPIHSPVDKSGRFTQDVEQYKGIKIWEGNKLIVADLEKSGHLLGYKEISHSYPHNPRSKTPLIFRSTPQWFIRLDDDKFPVRKMALAAAERDIQYFPSWGSQRLISMIANSPDWCLSRQRIWGVPIPVFYCTQCEEPLADPAVVRRIADQMEQSGEGLESYYRLPCSSFTAGKRCNNCGSEEFAKGQDILDVWFDSGVCHSAVQRSREKMAFPADIYLEGSDQHRGWFQTSLISAIASVGKTPYKALITHGFVTDSSGYKMSKSEGNVIDPSEVINKAGAEILRLWVAHEDYGQDVNVGDEIFQRVTETYRRFRNTFRFMLGNLDDFNFNKDGIPFEKMPELDQWALVRLNDLIKRVQSAYENYEFYKVFHALNNFFTTDLSATYLDILKDRLYTWKTDGLGRRSAQTVLFEMTEKTLVMMAPILSFLSEEVYSHFPGKTSESVFLCEFPKTNPQWSKPGIEARFLDLLEIRSLVQKVLEDLRTSRVIGSSLEAQVTITAEGSRLETLKACMKDLKEFFIVSSVTLTEGAGPKVEAKRAEGTKCLRCWHYSIDTGKNLSFPGTCPKCVEALG from the coding sequence GTGGCAGATAACTTCGCAGATCATTATAAGAATTCTATTCACCTTCCAAAAACCAGTTTTCCCATGAAAGGGAATCTTCCGCAAACTGAACCACAAAAAATAGAAGATTGGGCCCAGATTGGTATTTATGAAAAACTCATCAAGCGCAATGAGGGACGACCACTGTTCGTCATGCCTGACGGTCCTCCCTATGCAAACGGATCTCTTCACTTGGGACATGTTCTGAATAAAGTTCTCAAGGATATTGTTATTAAATTTAAAAATATGTCAGGTTATCAAGCGGCCTTCATTCCAGGCTGGGATTGTCACGGTCTGCCGATCGAACTCAACGTCACAAAAAAGCTCGGAGACAAAAGAGCTCACATGTCAGATGCCGAGGTTCGCCAATTGTGTCGGCAGGAAGCCCTTAGTTGGGTAGAAAAGCAAAAAAAGCAATTCGTGAGACTCGGAATTCTTGGTGATTGGGACCACCCCTATCTCACCCTGCAACCGAAATACGAAGCCGAAGAAGTGCGAGTCTTGGCGCAAATTCTAGAAAATGGAGTGCTTTATCGCGGAGAAAAGCCAGTCTATTGGTGTCCCGCTCTTCAGACGGCCCTGGCCGCAGCCGAAGTCGAATACCTCGACCACAAAAGTCCCTCGGTCTATGTCAAATTTTCCCTTGAAAATGAGAGTGACCTTAAAAAAATTGGTTGCCCTCAAAAACCTGTGTCCTTTGTTATCTGGACAACCACTCCTTGGACTCTGCCAGCCAATTATGGAATCTGTGTTAACGCCAGTTTTGATTATGGATTATTCGACAGCGGCTCTGAGTTATTGATTATAGCCGAAGAGTTACAAGGTGATTTTGAGAAGAACACCGGTCTTTCATTGACAAAAACAGCCAGTTTTAAAGGTATCGATTTTGAATTGATGAAAGCCCGTCACCCATTTATGGGAAGAGACTCATTGATTATGATCGGAGACCACGTCACTCTCGATGCTGGAACCGGTTGCGTTCACACGGCCCCTGGACATGGTCTGGAAGACTACCAAGTTGGGTTGAAGTACGGGCTCCCGATACATAGCCCAGTTGATAAATCTGGCCGATTTACTCAGGATGTCGAGCAGTACAAGGGCATCAAAATCTGGGAAGGAAACAAACTGATTGTTGCAGATTTAGAAAAATCGGGTCACCTTCTGGGCTACAAAGAAATCAGCCATAGCTATCCCCATAACCCACGATCAAAAACGCCTTTGATTTTTCGCTCTACGCCCCAATGGTTTATTCGCCTGGACGACGATAAATTTCCGGTGAGAAAAATGGCTCTGGCTGCGGCCGAAAGAGATATTCAATATTTTCCAAGCTGGGGAAGTCAGCGTCTGATCTCGATGATAGCCAACTCCCCTGACTGGTGTCTCAGTCGTCAGAGAATTTGGGGAGTTCCAATCCCCGTCTTTTATTGTACACAATGTGAAGAACCTTTGGCAGATCCAGCAGTCGTGCGTCGAATTGCCGACCAAATGGAACAGTCAGGTGAAGGACTCGAGTCTTATTACCGCCTTCCCTGCTCAAGCTTCACAGCTGGCAAGAGGTGCAACAATTGTGGGAGCGAGGAATTTGCGAAGGGCCAGGATATTCTCGATGTCTGGTTTGACAGTGGAGTCTGCCATTCGGCAGTTCAGCGCAGCCGAGAAAAAATGGCTTTCCCTGCTGATATTTATCTGGAAGGAAGCGACCAACACAGGGGTTGGTTTCAGACAAGTCTCATATCCGCCATTGCTTCAGTTGGAAAGACCCCTTACAAGGCCCTCATCACTCATGGCTTTGTCACGGATTCTTCCGGGTATAAGATGAGTAAATCAGAAGGCAATGTCATTGATCCCTCTGAAGTCATCAATAAGGCCGGAGCCGAAATACTGCGATTGTGGGTGGCCCATGAAGATTATGGTCAGGACGTCAATGTGGGCGATGAAATCTTTCAACGAGTCACCGAAACCTATCGCCGTTTTCGAAACACCTTTCGCTTTATGTTGGGAAATTTGGATGACTTCAATTTTAATAAGGACGGTATCCCCTTTGAAAAGATGCCGGAGCTAGACCAGTGGGCTTTGGTCCGCTTGAATGATTTGATTAAAAGGGTGCAATCGGCATATGAAAATTATGAGTTCTACAAAGTCTTTCATGCTCTGAATAATTTCTTCACGACAGACTTGTCCGCAACCTATTTGGATATTTTGAAAGATCGACTTTACACCTGGAAAACTGATGGCCTGGGCAGAAGATCGGCTCAGACAGTTCTTTTTGAAATGACCGAAAAAACTCTCGTCATGATGGCCCCCATTCTCTCTTTTCTATCGGAAGAGGTTTATTCCCATTTTCCGGGAAAGACGAGTGAGAGCGTTTTTCTTTGTGAATTTCCGAAAACTAATCCACAGTGGAGCAAGCCTGGTATCGAGGCCAGGTTCCTCGATCTCCTCGAAATTCGCTCGCTCGTACAAAAGGTTTTGGAAGATCTCAGAACCAGTCGCGTTATCGGATCAAGCCTAGAAGCACAAGTGACCATCACCGCAGAGGGATCCCGCCTCGAAACTCTGAAGGCATGCATGAAGGACCTGAAGGAGTTTTTTATCGTTTCTTCAGTGACCCTCACCGAGGGTGCCGGACCCAAAGTCGAGGCTAAACGTGCCGAGGGAACCAAATGTTTGCGTTGCTGGCACTACAGCATTGATACTGGAAAGAATCTTAGTTTTCCGGGCACCTGTCCAAAATGTGTTGAGGCTTTAGGATGA
- a CDS encoding CHASE2 domain-containing protein → MKIWKLLILHKSWLAPMVRVGVALLIAFLLTRVPMEYLEAWSYDLRVKTKTLTPPSGKLVLIAIDPLTIEGLKRDPNAMDHVRLLNALSMSRPRAVVYVQSPNDLEGSNDDLRAFALATKNLDHFFVVANQIPMRGQEDQLRLEPPLQSLRVVPGPKTSDLTSFAKDDVTRRMIISYRGLPSVHALLADTLHGQEHEENRGINLYRGIFEFFGTQQNYIDFRPSGTYKPISFIKILQGAFSPNQFHDKIIFVGTDTVMSSSDYIRTPFSRDVVAMSTLEMHANMTDTLIKNSAPQKTPVWLDSLLTGLISVLTVFVVLTARPAKGLLILVTTFSLFSLACYLAFNYFGYWVAMAHPILTLFVCYYFFIPYRLIMENRMSWEYFQRNQLLTQVEELKSNFLRMMSHDLKTPLARIQGMTEMVKSDSNPLSLKQREAIDRIHQSSKELSDFISSILSLGRIESKEIKLQLKSKDINTLLSEVIQQCEYLAGTKNIEIRTEFEPLFSIKIDEDLLRQVFTNLIENAIKYSLDNSRILVSTEEVNEVLIIQVADHGIGIPDEALPHVFSKFYRSLEVKNSSVKGSGLGLYLAKYFVELHQGTLSVESEIDKGSTFTVKLPMVLESEGPLPI, encoded by the coding sequence GTGAAGATTTGGAAATTATTGATTTTACATAAGTCCTGGCTCGCTCCCATGGTGCGGGTCGGGGTGGCACTTCTCATCGCCTTTCTGCTCACCCGAGTTCCGATGGAATATCTGGAAGCCTGGAGTTACGATCTCAGAGTAAAGACCAAAACCCTCACCCCACCCTCAGGCAAGTTGGTGCTCATTGCTATTGATCCATTGACAATCGAAGGCCTCAAGCGCGATCCAAACGCCATGGACCATGTTCGTTTGCTCAATGCACTGTCAATGAGTCGGCCGCGGGCCGTTGTTTATGTCCAATCGCCAAACGATCTTGAAGGCAGCAACGATGATTTGAGGGCTTTCGCCCTGGCAACTAAAAATTTGGATCATTTTTTTGTCGTGGCCAACCAGATTCCTATGAGAGGGCAGGAAGATCAACTGAGGCTCGAACCACCACTTCAATCTCTCAGAGTCGTACCAGGTCCTAAAACTTCGGACTTGACCAGCTTTGCAAAGGACGATGTGACCCGACGAATGATCATATCCTATCGTGGGCTGCCCAGTGTTCATGCGCTTCTTGCGGATACCCTACATGGGCAAGAACACGAGGAAAACAGAGGTATCAACCTTTACCGCGGAATCTTCGAGTTTTTCGGAACCCAGCAGAATTACATTGATTTTCGACCCTCAGGAACCTACAAACCAATATCATTTATTAAGATTCTCCAGGGCGCTTTTTCTCCGAATCAGTTTCACGATAAGATTATCTTTGTTGGAACCGATACCGTCATGTCTTCCTCAGATTATATACGCACTCCATTCTCGAGAGACGTCGTCGCCATGAGCACTCTCGAGATGCACGCGAATATGACTGACACTCTGATCAAAAATTCCGCACCTCAGAAGACTCCAGTATGGCTGGATTCTCTGCTAACTGGATTGATCTCAGTTCTGACGGTCTTTGTTGTCCTGACGGCCCGACCCGCCAAAGGACTTCTTATTTTAGTGACAACATTTTCGCTATTTTCTTTGGCCTGTTACCTGGCTTTTAACTATTTTGGATATTGGGTCGCAATGGCTCATCCCATCTTAACTCTCTTTGTTTGTTATTATTTTTTTATTCCCTATCGTCTCATCATGGAAAATCGAATGAGCTGGGAATATTTTCAACGAAATCAGCTCCTCACCCAAGTTGAAGAGCTCAAAAGCAATTTTCTGAGAATGATGTCCCATGATTTAAAGACTCCTTTGGCTCGAATTCAGGGTATGACAGAAATGGTGAAGTCAGATTCGAATCCGCTGAGTTTAAAACAGAGGGAAGCCATCGACAGGATCCATCAGTCAAGCAAGGAACTATCTGATTTTATTAGTTCAATTCTGAGTTTAGGTCGAATCGAATCGAAAGAAATCAAGCTCCAACTAAAAAGTAAGGATATCAATACTTTGCTTAGCGAGGTGATTCAGCAATGCGAATACCTTGCTGGCACAAAAAATATTGAGATAAGGACTGAATTTGAACCCTTATTTAGTATTAAAATCGATGAAGACTTACTTCGTCAGGTGTTTACCAACCTCATAGAAAATGCTATCAAGTATAGCCTTGATAACTCGAGAATTTTGGTGAGCACAGAAGAGGTGAACGAGGTCTTGATCATCCAAGTTGCCGATCATGGAATCGGAATACCTGATGAAGCATTACCTCATGTTTTTTCTAAGTTTTATCGGTCGTTAGAGGTAAAGAATTCCTCAGTTAAAGGATCTGGACTGGGGCTTTATTTGGCAAAATATTTCGTGGAACTGCATCAAGGAACACTTTCAGTAGAAAGTGAAATTGACAAAGGATCTACTTTCACTGTGAAGCTTCCGATGGTATTGGAAAGTGAAGGACCTTTGCCAATTTGA
- a CDS encoding DUF507 family protein — MTISEERQSHLARIVVDGIWNDDMVDYTDEDKAMRVGKQAVSAFVAELEALDIFAREKVNSLKRGVQEGSPEWDVLYSKYFQEEMKRRGN; from the coding sequence GTGACTATTTCGGAGGAAAGGCAATCTCACCTTGCACGCATTGTGGTTGATGGCATTTGGAATGATGACATGGTTGACTACACGGACGAGGACAAAGCGATGCGCGTTGGCAAGCAGGCGGTCTCGGCCTTTGTTGCAGAGCTTGAGGCGCTCGACATTTTTGCTCGAGAAAAGGTGAATAGTTTAAAAAGAGGCGTTCAAGAGGGAAGTCCCGAATGGGACGTGTTATACAGTAAATACTTCCAAGAGGAGATGAAGAGACGTGGCAACTAG
- a CDS encoding sigma-70 family RNA polymerase sigma factor: MSDEEWIVLVQKLGPKLYRFFLSQNSKAHAEESVQEVFARLLDKFSSAAFRSELGSVEAFAWGIAVNLRKEARRKLRFVETLVDDECPNQAVDPATKNDDLSADLIAMKKAISDLGEPEKTILQCLLADMKISEISSALAMPEGTIKSHIHRAKENVRFKMKRWGVL; this comes from the coding sequence ATGAGTGATGAGGAATGGATAGTTCTAGTTCAGAAATTGGGGCCAAAACTTTATCGGTTTTTTCTTTCCCAAAATTCAAAAGCGCATGCTGAAGAATCCGTTCAAGAGGTGTTTGCGCGCCTATTGGATAAATTCAGTAGCGCGGCCTTTAGAAGCGAACTTGGAAGCGTAGAGGCTTTCGCTTGGGGAATCGCGGTCAATCTCCGAAAAGAAGCGCGACGGAAACTGCGATTTGTTGAAACTCTTGTCGATGATGAATGTCCAAATCAAGCAGTCGACCCTGCAACTAAAAATGATGATCTTTCTGCGGACTTAATCGCGATGAAAAAGGCGATCAGCGATTTGGGTGAGCCCGAAAAGACAATTCTTCAATGTTTATTGGCCGACATGAAAATCTCAGAGATCAGTTCGGCACTTGCGATGCCCGAAGGAACAATTAAAAGCCATATCCATCGAGCGAAAGAGAATGTTAGATTCAAGATGAAAAGATGGGGAGTGTTATGA
- a CDS encoding DUF507 family protein, with translation MKMTDKQMGRLAKLIIDKLIEQKVLVLKETEEKVRQRALDILKSDFARERSLDIEVNKMIDDLERQNPGSFQRFKMFTLLKKRLAKEKGIVL, from the coding sequence ATGAAAATGACAGACAAACAAATGGGCCGTTTGGCTAAACTCATCATAGATAAATTAATTGAGCAGAAGGTACTTGTCTTAAAGGAAACTGAGGAGAAGGTTCGACAACGGGCCCTGGATATTTTAAAGTCCGATTTCGCAAGAGAGAGGTCCTTAGATATTGAAGTCAACAAGATGATAGATGATCTTGAAAGGCAAAATCCGGGAAGTTTTCAGCGCTTCAAGATGTTTACTTTACTCAAGAAGAGACTCGCTAAAGAGAAAGGGATCGTCTTGTGA
- a CDS encoding radical SAM protein — protein MAKRLLYVPIGKTPGVNVNLRRFYNLVALRTSSGESIGFHPGRLEVASLDQQAWEASARPYDKESSAVQELLNWSQELANTLLSENGAQVQVTDFSLNLAQICNLRCTYCGAGDGSYGGQKFRADLGLVEKQLRGFLSQLTSGESFRVQFLGGEPLLYPHDLVKITKTAKRIALENGVKIEFSIITNGTLITKDIASFLGQENFQVTLSWDGPSDVQDQFRPTKSGGGSSKDVRRGLDLLLENRSGLRSLHVNSVMGVHNQDVVSSYEFLRSFDFDLYNFGFASTAQDEAASSSYIRHMTVLAEKVYKSEGINGLAKITPFGRFLRTLDQQRPVKNFCGAGKNFIHSDTEGRLYSCNWFSGNSKEQIGEIDQLDLTRRSQWLDPLTTRHNCGACWAKTLCGGGCAFVFKTKNSDSEHRDRQFCDRITHLAALSVLYFGKELEKLTEGGKNETR, from the coding sequence GTGGCAAAGAGATTGCTCTATGTTCCAATAGGGAAGACTCCTGGGGTAAATGTGAACCTAAGACGATTTTACAATTTAGTGGCTCTACGAACCTCATCAGGTGAATCGATTGGATTTCATCCCGGAAGACTTGAGGTAGCATCCCTTGATCAGCAGGCTTGGGAGGCCTCTGCTCGCCCTTACGACAAGGAATCATCTGCAGTCCAGGAGCTTCTCAACTGGAGTCAGGAGCTGGCCAACACCCTTCTCTCTGAGAATGGCGCTCAGGTTCAAGTGACAGATTTTTCCTTGAATTTGGCTCAGATTTGCAACCTCCGTTGCACCTATTGTGGAGCGGGGGACGGAAGCTACGGAGGCCAAAAATTTCGGGCTGACTTGGGCCTCGTAGAAAAGCAATTGAGGGGTTTTCTCTCTCAGCTCACTTCTGGGGAAAGCTTTCGCGTTCAGTTTCTGGGTGGAGAACCTCTTTTGTACCCCCATGATCTTGTTAAAATCACGAAGACTGCCAAAAGAATCGCTCTCGAAAATGGAGTGAAAATCGAGTTTTCGATTATTACCAACGGCACTCTCATAACGAAAGATATCGCTTCATTTTTAGGCCAGGAGAACTTCCAGGTCACACTCAGCTGGGATGGTCCCTCCGATGTCCAAGACCAATTCCGACCAACTAAATCTGGCGGCGGCTCGTCTAAAGATGTACGTCGCGGTCTTGATTTGCTTTTAGAAAATCGGTCGGGCCTCCGTTCTCTTCATGTTAATTCTGTCATGGGAGTCCACAATCAGGACGTCGTGAGCTCTTACGAGTTTTTGAGATCCTTTGATTTTGATCTCTACAATTTTGGATTTGCTTCGACAGCTCAGGATGAGGCCGCATCCTCCAGCTATATCAGACACATGACGGTTCTGGCTGAGAAGGTTTACAAATCTGAGGGCATCAACGGACTCGCAAAAATCACCCCCTTCGGTCGTTTTCTGCGAACACTCGATCAGCAACGACCCGTTAAGAACTTTTGCGGAGCCGGAAAAAATTTTATTCACTCCGACACCGAAGGGCGTCTTTATTCCTGTAATTGGTTCTCCGGAAATTCGAAAGAACAAATTGGCGAAATAGACCAACTGGATCTTACGAGGCGATCTCAGTGGCTCGATCCTCTCACCACTCGCCACAACTGTGGTGCCTGTTGGGCTAAAACCCTGTGCGGAGGAGGTTGTGCCTTCGTTTTTAAAACTAAGAACTCTGACTCAGAGCATCGTGATAGGCAATTTTGTGATCGAATCACCCACCTTGCTGCATTAAGCGTCCTTTATTTTGGAAAAGAATTAGAAAAACTGACTGAAGGAGGAAAAAATGAAACACGTTAA